The Polypterus senegalus isolate Bchr_013 chromosome 1, ASM1683550v1, whole genome shotgun sequence genome includes a window with the following:
- the LOC120522988 gene encoding butyrophilin subfamily 1 member A1-like isoform X2 translates to MKLREVLGEQPSIFLNYSNEKPNTFECHSGGWHNEPNVTWSNQDGYSLPPLFNIFYKDDSGGFSVKSYLSPKPDSSIYSCLVRPDMSSLQDVKSYLYLLNLERTSIDFSSKADGWTVAFGVLLAITLLAAAAFIVKWKKMNDLERTYEPKAASHLQKEIDMTRRITKSEWRLIHSCAADVILDPETAHSGLLLFDNGKRMRRGKLKDVPENVERFDFWTCAVGKEGFTSGSHYWVVDVTENRSWRLGAVKGSAKRQGNFTMAPQLGYWVLVWNNDHLKALSVQETGLSRRLKLSSVGIYLDYEGKLLSFYNADVGTHLYTFSNMEFTGGEKVFPFFLTLDMEKDLIL, encoded by the exons TTTTGGGAGAACAGCCTTCAATCTTTCTGAACTACAGCAATGAGAAACCTAACACATTTGAGTGCCATTCAGGAGGTTGGCACAATGAGCCCAATGTCACTTGGAGCAATCAAGATGGATATTCTTTACCCCCCTTGTTTAACATATTTTACAAAGACGACAGTGGAGgattttctgtcaaaagttatCTCAGTCCAAAGCCGGATTCCAGCATTTACTCTTGTTTGGTTAGACCTGATATGTCATCGCTTCAGGATGTGAAGTCCTATCTTTATTTGCTCA atttggaaAGAACATCCATAG ATTTCAGTAGCAAAGCTGATGGATGGACTGTGGCCTTTGGTGTACTTTTGGCAATAACTCTTTTAGCAGCTGCAGCCTTCATAGTGAAATGGAAGAAAATGAATG atttggaaAGAACATACGAACCCAAAG CTGCTTCACATCTTCAGAAGGAGATTG ATATGACCAGGCGCATTACTAAGTCAG AATGGAGACTGATTCACAGCTGTGCAG ctgATGTGATCCTTGACCCAGAGACGGCACACTCCGGACTTCTGTTGTTTGACAATGGAAAAAGAATGAGACGAGGGAAACTGAAAGATGTGCCTGAAAATGTAGAGCGATTTGACTTCTGGACATGCGCCGTGGGTAAAGAGGGTTTCACATCTGGGTCTCACTACTGGGTGGTGGACGTTACGGAAAACCGATCCTGGCGCCTGGGTGCTGTGAAGGGCTCTGCAAAAAGACAAGGCAACTTTACAATGGCTCCTCAGCTCGGCTACTGGGTGCTGGTGTGGAACAACGATCATCTGAAAGCTCTGTCCGTACAGGAGACTGGCCTCTCGAGGAGGCTGAAGCTCAGCAGTGTAGGGATTTACTTGGACTATGAAGGGAAATTGCTGTCCTTCTACAATGCTGATGTCGGAACCCACTTGTACACATTTTCTAACATGGAGTTCACCGGTGGTGAGaaagtgtttcctttttttttaacgcTAGATATGGAGAAGGATCTTATATTGTGA
- the LOC120522988 gene encoding butyrophilin subfamily 1 member A1-like isoform X1, with the protein MSAGCAGAGRLCYSNVKVLKPSARRVLSNRIMSERATVLGEQPSIFLNYSNEKPNTFECHSGGWHNEPNVTWSNQDGYSLPPLFNIFYKDDSGGFSVKSYLSPKPDSSIYSCLVRPDMSSLQDVKSYLYLLNLERTSIDFSSKADGWTVAFGVLLAITLLAAAAFIVKWKKMNDLERTYEPKAASHLQKEIDMTRRITKSEWRLIHSCAADVILDPETAHSGLLLFDNGKRMRRGKLKDVPENVERFDFWTCAVGKEGFTSGSHYWVVDVTENRSWRLGAVKGSAKRQGNFTMAPQLGYWVLVWNNDHLKALSVQETGLSRRLKLSSVGIYLDYEGKLLSFYNADVGTHLYTFSNMEFTGGEKVFPFFLTLDMEKDLIL; encoded by the exons TTTTGGGAGAACAGCCTTCAATCTTTCTGAACTACAGCAATGAGAAACCTAACACATTTGAGTGCCATTCAGGAGGTTGGCACAATGAGCCCAATGTCACTTGGAGCAATCAAGATGGATATTCTTTACCCCCCTTGTTTAACATATTTTACAAAGACGACAGTGGAGgattttctgtcaaaagttatCTCAGTCCAAAGCCGGATTCCAGCATTTACTCTTGTTTGGTTAGACCTGATATGTCATCGCTTCAGGATGTGAAGTCCTATCTTTATTTGCTCA atttggaaAGAACATCCATAG ATTTCAGTAGCAAAGCTGATGGATGGACTGTGGCCTTTGGTGTACTTTTGGCAATAACTCTTTTAGCAGCTGCAGCCTTCATAGTGAAATGGAAGAAAATGAATG atttggaaAGAACATACGAACCCAAAG CTGCTTCACATCTTCAGAAGGAGATTG ATATGACCAGGCGCATTACTAAGTCAG AATGGAGACTGATTCACAGCTGTGCAG ctgATGTGATCCTTGACCCAGAGACGGCACACTCCGGACTTCTGTTGTTTGACAATGGAAAAAGAATGAGACGAGGGAAACTGAAAGATGTGCCTGAAAATGTAGAGCGATTTGACTTCTGGACATGCGCCGTGGGTAAAGAGGGTTTCACATCTGGGTCTCACTACTGGGTGGTGGACGTTACGGAAAACCGATCCTGGCGCCTGGGTGCTGTGAAGGGCTCTGCAAAAAGACAAGGCAACTTTACAATGGCTCCTCAGCTCGGCTACTGGGTGCTGGTGTGGAACAACGATCATCTGAAAGCTCTGTCCGTACAGGAGACTGGCCTCTCGAGGAGGCTGAAGCTCAGCAGTGTAGGGATTTACTTGGACTATGAAGGGAAATTGCTGTCCTTCTACAATGCTGATGTCGGAACCCACTTGTACACATTTTCTAACATGGAGTTCACCGGTGGTGAGaaagtgtttcctttttttttaacgcTAGATATGGAGAAGGATCTTATATTGTGA